The genomic stretch TCCGGTTAGTAATACCTAACTTTCAGTTCACAAGAAATGCATAATAAAACACAAAGATGAATATTTTTGTAAACTGAGTCAGCTTGTCTTCTTAATCTCTGGTCCATATCAATTATGTATTTACAGTCAAATTAAATAAACAGTACATCAAGTAGTAGTACAATCAGTGTCGATATTATGTAGTGTGATTGCTGTGTGGTGTATGTTTTAGGCTCTAAAGCAATCATTCATTTCTCAGATGTAAACTCATTTAGCATAAGAGATGCAACCAAAACGGGAGAGTTGAGTTGATGGGCTCAGCGTTACTTTGCAGCAGTAATGTTCCAGTTTATTTATCTGGTCTCTGTGGGTCTCCAGACAGCTGCTAATGTGTCACCTTCAAGCCCTAGAGAGGCTCGACTTCCAGGACCTGCTGTGTGCTGATGTTGGTCTCCTGAGTCTGGGACTCTGCCTGCTCAGCATCACTTTGCATCCTCTTAGGACTCTCCCTGCCCCGTGGATACTCCATGTTAGGCCCTCCACAGTCTGGCCCTTGCcctgctggctgccccaccagaGGTAGGGATGATTCCAGTGTGTGGACAGGGCTGGAGCCCACCAGGTCATTCTTCCTGGCTCTGTTGAGAGAACCCTGCCCCTGGGGGGTGGTCTGGTTGTGCATCTGATTGTATGTTGGGCTGACAGACGTGTAGCCCCCTGACTGAGAGCTGAAGGTAGTGTGGAGCTGTGGTTGGCCGGTAGGGGCCAGTGAGACGTGGATAGGCGTTGGGGAGATGGACGGTGAATGGCTGCGGTCAGAGTTGACCTGGACACTCAGGGAGGGGTGGGACTGGCTGAGGCTGCCTGGGGAACATAGGGGACGAAAGGTACTGATGGTGGGGATGGAGGCTTTGAACTCAACTTGACTAGGACCCGCACCTGGGAGTACTGGGAAGGCAGAGCTGAGATTCAGAAGAGATGGCACAGTCCGGCATTGGGAGTGGCCCATGTAGGGAGAGTTGGGTGTAGTTCTGGAGGTCGGGAAAGGCCTATACTGGGCTTCAAGTCCCTGACCAGTGGTTTTGCCTCTGTCCGAGCAGCACAGGTGTAAACAGGATGACCTGGGATTGGACGTCTGGTGAAGGTGCTCAACCTCCACCTTCTGACCCATGGCGGGACCTCTGCCCTGGGGGGGCACCCCACCATAGGCCCACATATTCCTGGCGGGGTGGCTGAGGGGGTCATGTTGTAGGTGAGATGGGTGAGGTCCAGCAGGCATACTGAAAGGCACCCGTGTCtgccagtcattggcagcagtcATGTTGCTGCTGAGGTTGGGGTTAGGGGCCATCTGCAGGCCGTAAGGATAGGTGGAGATGGCAGAGGGGTAATGAAACATGGTCACATGGCCCTGCAGGAAACACATCATCTCATGGAGCTCCTTGGTCAGGTTGGACACCTCCTGGTTAAGGGTATTCATCTGGAAAATAGATGGCATGCAGAATAATGAAAGCTATAATCTGTTGCTTGGTTGAATCGTAATTATTCCAAGGCTGTCTCTTTCTAGGTCAGAAATGGTAGAAACCAAAAACAAGCACAGTCATAAATTATCAGTCGGTGTTACGTGAGCTTTCAAATCTGGACCATCTCCAATTTAACAATCCTAAATTTTATTTGAGGAAAAATGTCTTTAAATGTTATCTTGCCTACATAGCCTGAGTGGTGTATGTAGTGCTGAAAGTGTGTCAGAGATGACCTGTTTTTCGACACTCTTTAGGGTACAGCGAAAGTAGAGTACGGAAAATGAAGTGGGAGAACAAAAAAGTTTGCGTCTCTTGAGCTCTTTCTACCTAGATGGAGCAAATCATTCATTTATCAGTTTGTTGATACATCATTATGTTGGTTTATATGTCCATTTATTCCGTTAATGTGATCGTATGTTCATACCTCTTTGCTTAGCTGGCTGATGTTCTGTCTCACCTCCTCTGTTTCCAGAAGTAAGTTGGCGCTCACCTGGAATGGGTCTATAAGGGGGATGGGATGGGAAAGGATGGAATGATCAGTGCTTTCACACCCCACTCCAACATAAAGCACTTTGCTCAGACCATTTCATTTGTATGAAAAGCCTACTTGTACTGCTTTGGATCATTCTAAAAAAGCAATTTTCTGACCAATCAATTCAGTATCCTTGCCTAAAACACGTTTCTATTTACTGTTAGAAAACCACTGTTaaacctatatgcatgtattttggagctgtagagagattgccagattctggcaatctatacatactgctgcacagaaaatactagatgtacagtttgatatgaccccgtgcatctatcttcttaatgcccagcaggactttgttcttgatcctgacagagaaaatttgctcatgactattacatactttgctaagaaatgtattcttctattgtgggcctctaatacccctcctacatttaaaatgtggattgaccagattgttgactttctccctcttgaaaagcttacttatgacctccacaagagacagcccaagtttgatagactctggtctccactattcaactatatttcaaatTGGACAGAGTGAACGGGGTGACTAGGGAAATGTGCAGATGCATGTTGTGTAAGCTGCTGTAAAATCTAAAAACGAATGTTTGGCCCGTCGTCTCAGCGAAGGCTAGAAATAGctgataagaaccttgatagtgtGGCTGCAAGTTTTAtatatgttttttgtgtgtttaaaaaatatatatatttgtgagtacgtgtaggtatgtaggatatgtatgtgtgtatgggtgtgaatgtatgtatgtatatgtgtatgtatgtgtgtgtatgtatgtgtatgtatatatatgtgtatatatatgtatatgtatgtatgtgtatatatatatatttttatgtatgtatgtatgtatgtatgtatgtatgtatgtatgtatgtatgtatgtatgtatgtatgtatgtatgtatgtatgtatgtatgtatgtatgtgtgtgtgtgtgtatgtatatatatatatatatatatatatatatatatacaacaaaaaaaaactttgattatttttcttaatcttttattttaattgtattttttaaatttattttatatgttattattatatattttaacttcttttttttaaattcttttttttaagcctgtcacatctgtgaatgtggaatgtgttttgttggttgattgaaaaacaagaaaacttaataaaactttaaattgaaaaaaagaaAACCACTGTtagaataatatatatttttgtagttAAACCATTGTTAACCTGAGACCATTACCTTTGCTATTGGTCTTTGCCTCACCTTGATCCACATTGAAGTGAAAAGACTGCCCATTATCCTCAATTCCATCCACAACCCTAGaggagataggaagagaggtTCATACTTAAGTGGGTTATGACTAAATATGAAGTGATTTTCAGTTAAATAAATTGAACTGTAATCTGTCTTTGCTGTTATTACCAGGTAAATCCATTGGAAAATGTGATTGACTTTTTGGTTCGTGCTTATAGTCTTATCATCCTACAAAACTTAGGCTCAGGTACTGGGCTAATGAAATACAAACGCTAGTCATTTTGATTGACAGTTATGTCTCATTACTCACCTGGGGCTGAGGTCCAGAGGGCTGACACAATGTAGGGAGGGTATGAGCAGCTTGGCTGGCCTATGGGATGGGCTGTGATCTGTGACCATGTTGGGCACTGGGGCGGAAGTAACCTCCTCATTGGACAGcagctgaggggaggggctacggCCTCTGCAGCCCTGGGCTGGGGAGCGGCAGAGATGGAGCGCACTGACATGTCGAAGCTCCTCCCCCAGCAGGCTGCTGAGGCCAGGGTGGCAGACGGGGCTGCTCAGGCCATGCATCAGGAGCAACTGTCCTTGGTGGGATGCACCGGTGGGACAGTGGCTCATGTCCTCACCAGACTCCACATCTTCTGCCTCCACAACGAAGGGAAGCTTGTGGTCCTTATCAACTCGCTCCTGAGGGgcagagggtgggagaggagaggcatgAGTAACAGGTTCTCTGTAGTTCTCACAAACAACCATGCATGCCCTCCAGTAGCCTATTgccagtggaggaggagagagagtgatacaCACAGAgttaaatgtgattttagctgcTGGTAATGGGTAGCAGGGGTAGCATGGGTAGCAGGGGCGTCATGCACTCAGAGTATGCGAGGATGGCTGGGGGATTGTCCGGAGGGGGGCATGTTGGAGAATTGTAATATTTTCAAATACCTGAAACAGCTTTCTCCTGCAATCtggctttagctagccagctagatacgttcccaatctcccaacctcataacctGCTACCAAGCCATTTCAGGCTGTCAATTACTTTAGAGTAGCTtatctaactatcttagctggcatgcctgctggcaaagttggtaaaaaaaaacaagcaatTACTAAGTGCACTGAATAATCTTAATCTTTCACCCAGATTTGatcagagatgcagagaagcatatttagtttctttaaaaaaataaccacCAGACCAGTCAAGAGGTACGCTAGATTTAGAAAAATACTATATGAATACTATATCCTAGGCATGTTCGTGCAGTATATTGAGATTTGTGATTTACAACAGTCAGAATAACACGCTCTGGAATGTGTAGAATAGAATTAGGCATGATGTTTATGGCTCTAAATTGAAGGAAACATATGTTTCAGGTGTTTAAAAAATGCTAAATAATCAGGGTCCAGCCCCCCTCCGGaccactccccctccatcctcaccTACTTCGGCAACAAGAGACTGTGTGTAATTTCCTTCAAATAGCTGTTCTGCTGTGAGTCAGTGCTGTTCCTCTCAATTAGGTGCACTGCCTACTTGGCATTTTCAGTAGGAGTTAGATTATTTAGCTGTTAATTGTTATTCTTCAGAGTGACATTTTTTTCAGTcagattattaatattattacgtTTATTTCTACCAGACAATTTTCACATTCTGGTAAATTACTTTTGAGAGAATCAGTTAACTCCCATGCACAATGTAGAATCATTAACACGTGGACACTCACATGTCAtagaaacacacatgcatgtgcacgCACACAAAGGCATATGCCTACTCCAACACCCACTCAAATACAGGGAAAAAACAAGAGACAAAATCAGcctcacagagatacacacatagTAAACACACTAATGACAGCCCTTTGTTAAGCTCTCAATAAAGGTGGCAAAATGGGGCCGTGAGAGTTGCAATCCTGCTTCTTTCAGAGAGAAGTTCTATCTGAGAATGGGCTAGATGAGAACATTGTTTTCAGCCTTTTATCAAGTTATATGTTCACCTAAGAGGGAAGGGCAATGGGTCAGGGACCAGAACCCTCATATCAACCTCAATCATTTAAATGTCTCTGTCCCAGACCAAATATTCAAACACTTTGAAAAATGGAATGATGAGTCACAAAGACAATTCACAACTCAAGGtgtaaatattttatttggacATTTAGCTTAAAAGATTCTGGCTATGACTACAAATGTTCTGAGCTCTGATTTGTTGATAATGTGAAACTGGGACTATGTAGATGTGTTGGCTGTGGCTGTAGGAGCATCCCTGAGTTATCTGTCAGTAGCAGACTGACAGGTCATAGTAATCACCATCTGTAGTATAGTAATAAAAAGGCACACATTTAcctgagagagcagaggggaccGTGAGAACCTTGTCAGTCCCTGGACAGTGAGTCAGAATGAGTCACAATTCCATTACAGTTTACACAGTCCACATAGAGTAAACTttgagtgagtgattgagtgagtgagagagtgattgagtgagCATGTGCGGTTCTCACCTCTGCCTCGCTGCCCTCTCTTAGGTTGTAGGTGAGGTTGTGGTGGATATCAGAGCTGAAGCGACTGCCGTACTCTGGGTAGAGGCCCAGGACCTCCCTAAGGGCACGGACACTGATGTGCTGCAGGTCACAGTAGGTCAGAGCCTTCACGTCCGCATTGGTCTTGATCACCTGGTCTTGCGCTGTCATGTCTGCCCCAATCAGATCACCTTTGCCTAGAGACAGATTACCCAATTAATAATCTGAGTTGATTTGATTCTCCTCTCATACAGTATAATGACAGCATCCATATTGCTGAGATAACAATTGAGGGATAAAGGAAAccagctccctattccctatgtcatGATGTTGTCCTCTTTGAGTACATCGAGCACCATCCCCCGCTCTCTGCTTCTAAAACCAGACTGCTGTGGGCAGagtgaggtcgtaaattcctaaggaagaccctgcctcatggacacacagttatagagaTAAGTTTTCAtggagacaaaggaaatccttccacctcacagaacgtgaggtacgaacaaatttcatgttccagagaaagtgtaaaagatcggtgaagaatccagctacggaCTGGTGCGTTTGGAACAACTTGGGAAGCTAAagagagacggtgtggccacattaccataacgatGTTTATAtgatagcctcagatatgaggtttacatctaattgttgtataaaatgaatgagtgaggatgatactgtttgaaTAATGGTGTAAGATTattgtggactgtttaatgaagaaaaatacaattcccttttgatttgaactaaatcagaggactgcccctgagccagttagggtcagacatcctctTCTGCCATTCTGGATAAAACCccactttgagaaattatcagcagaccatgtttttctccagtaGGAAAGGGACggaaggttgtagaccattgctgaatcttttaaccataccacgtggttaaaactcttagactatcgataccgacagaataagaataagtatttgatactaattactagtctgcagctaggaattcggcatCATTGAACgagaagaacgacaaccgccgaaacatccattctatatcGAATGTGACTCTGAacaatcccctctaaccacaaccgagagagggagagaaacggacAATTCTgcaaaagaaatgaacttttcaccagcgataaAGACGACagactgagcgtaaatatatatatattgattgcaattgttcccgaatgagtgagcgttcatgtgtaagggattagcattttaattgttatCTAACTCTGAGTCGACCCAGCATTGCCCCTCTGTCTAACAAGCTGCCAtgtcggttcagcccactaggggaCATTCTATCGTttcatgtaaccatatttactgtttgtttatgcatttctgtgaattacttagttagtaatacataaatgatttaagacaattgatgtatggatgactcatagtcaagactgggttcgtgcagatagccaacaatttacgacgtttggaatgagactaacgagaggtaaaataaataaagcattaatcagaagactattgatcagatatgaaaatatctgaaaggttatattgggaaattataatTTTGTAATCTAGTGCCCCCTATTTCCTAGTTATTTACAGTTACACGCGTTATACTAATTACAGGGAATCTTTGATAAAACtatgtcttcaatttaatgatagtaaagacacgacacctatatagtgcactgcttttctGGCCAAAAGTATTCCACTACAAAGGGAATAAGATTCAATTTCAGACTCTGCCAAAGAGTTGATAACAGAGACGGAACGCCGACATGAGAGACAGAAAAGGGAAAGTATGAAAAGAAAGTGTACTCCAGAACAGGGAAGTGAGTTGTCTAAGACGTACCCAGGATAGCAAGGACCATGCCGCCCTTCAGCACCTCTAGAGACCCAGAGCAGACAAAGTAGTTGGCCTGCAGCGCGTCCCCCTGGCGGATGAGGTACTCTCCCGGAGCACAGAACGAGGTCTTGATGTGCAAGGAGAGGGAGCGCAGACACCCCCTACTGGCCCGCTCAAACACTGGCAGCTGCAGGATGTCCTTGTTCAGGTGCATGGCGATGTCCGCACGAAGTTCGTCTGGGAAGTCACGCAGCAGCTGACaagtggagagaaggaggacaTCAACACTCACAATGTAATGGTTTTGTATCAGATTACAGAGGTACCAGAGAGGGACAGTGGTATCCGAGGATGAAGGCTAAAGGAATGTAATGTGTCAGATGAGATGATAGACCGTAGAAACCAAGTTCAAGCCTATGAACACTGTGAGGAGAGCCAATCACCAGTTATTCACAAACATGTATTAGATGTATTGTTGAAACACACACAATTCTCAGTGAGTATACAGTATCTTGTATTTTGTGTTGGACTCTAGCTATATTTTGGCTAGTGGCTACACACTTCAATGTACAGTAGTTGTTTTCATGGGAGCTTTCTTAGATGACTCAAATCTCTACATATAATGTGCACTGTAGATCTGTTTCACTAGTGCTAGACTGGCAGTAGCACCAGCTAAGAGGTGTAAGAAATCTGCGAGATCTTGGGATCCTTCGTAGCGTCTGTTGTCGCGCCTTCAGCAGAGAATAAATGATGAAGCTGATGATGAGAGGGTGTAAATGAGTACCATCTTTTTTATTCCTGCGTCTCTGTAGTCTATAATGAAGATACTTAAAAAAGGTTTTATTAACTTGTATTTATTCAGACTAGCCCAAATGAGACCAGGGCCTCATTCCTAATGGTGCCCTAGGTACAAACACTTTCTCACAAACAGGAAGACAAAAGTGCATTACAAATAAAACAATGAGAATAAAAAATAACCACACTTCAACATCACAATTTCAACAAATAATACTCTAGAATCAATCGGAACAACTGCAATCCTAAACTGCCGTAGCGGCACCAAGGAATCAAGATGCAAGGAATGTTGTAGGTTATTCCAACAATAGGGAGCAGTTTTAGCCAATATTAGGTCTAAGCCCATCACTGTGAACAAAAGACGACTTTCTAAAAGAACAAATCTAACCTCATTGGGCAAAGACTGAGAGAAGATTGGGAAAGAAAGGTGGAGATGATTTAGAATCCTCCATCCCACACGTAGACACGACTATAGCCAGGAGGCCATCTACGTCTGAATGTGACAATACACACCCACACTGTCAACACCATCTGATAGAAAGACCTTGGCAGTGACATAAAAGATGACTGTAGAAAATTGATTAACTACTCCCACCGTAAGGTGTACTCTCTCTGAAAGGCTATTAATTTACATCGGAAAATATATAAAGACCAGTCTGTCAGTACAGTATGTTTGTCTACCCTAATGGTTGCATCCCAATTTTCCATCCTTATCCTAAAGTGTGCACTTGCCCACTCCTCATCGGGGATTTGAAAGCTTTGGATCGTTGTAATCATTGGCCGGAGTTTGTTACCACCATTGTTAAATACATAGTGTCATTGTGACCCACCTCGTTGGCGTTGATGCCGTTGTTGACAGACCAGGTGGTCTGGAAGTACTCTAACATCCTCTGTTTCAGCAGCTGGGGCAGACGGTGCACACGGATAAAGTCCTTGATGTCCTTCATACGCGTGTGgtagagcgagcgccgagagtaCATGCGCTGGATGATGGCCGTCACGTTACCGAAGACCACTGCATGCATTAGGGCTGAAGGTCGGACGAGGAACAGGAAACATGGGGGTCAAGG from Oncorhynchus tshawytscha isolate Ot180627B linkage group LG09, Otsh_v2.0, whole genome shotgun sequence encodes the following:
- the kcnh4a gene encoding potassium voltage-gated channel subfamily H member 4a isoform X1, translating into MPVMKGLLAPQNTFLDTIANHFDGTHSNFLLGNAQGRQGYPIVYCSDGFCELTGFVRTEVMQKTCTCRFLHGAETSERVRQQVDKALEGQQEYQGEVCFYMKNGNPFRCLLDIVPIKNEKGEVVLFLFSFKDVTESYGKSHQHSNRRGRGATGISEDAHQSRKRSRSHFSQARERGRTVLYHLTNQFSKRGKGKLPNSVFQKPSLPEYKVAAVQKSRFILLHYSVSKALWDWLILLATFYVAVTVPFNVCFVSHQDDDCDSRSTIASDIAVEMLFILDIILNFRTTFVSQSGQVVYDARSIYLHYCGTWFFIDLFAALPFDLLYAFNITVTSLVHLLKTVRLLRLLRLLQKLDRYSQYSAVVLTLLMSVFALLAHWMACVWYVIGRKEIESSDPVTWDIGWLQELGKRLETPYINSTVGGPSMPSAYIASLYFTLSSLTSVGFGNVCANTDAEKIFSICIMLMGALMHAVVFGNVTAIIQRMYSRRSLYHTRMKDIKDFIRVHRLPQLLKQRMLEYFQTTWSVNNGINANELLRDFPDELRADIAMHLNKDILQLPVFERASRGCLRSLSLHIKTSFCAPGEYLIRQGDALQANYFVCSGSLEVLKGGMVLAILGKGDLIGADMTAQDQVIKTNADVKALTYCDLQHISVRALREVLGLYPEYGSRFSSDIHHNLTYNLREGSEAEGLTRFSRSPLLSQERVDKDHKLPFVVEAEDVESGEDMSHCPTGASHQGQLLLMHGLSSPVCHPGLSSLLGEELRHVSALHLCRSPAQGCRGRSPSPQLLSNEEVTSAPVPNMVTDHSPSHRPAKLLIPSLHCVSPLDLSPRVVDGIEDNGQSFHFNVDQGEAKTNSKDPFQVSANLLLETEEVRQNISQLSKEMNTLNQEVSNLTKELHEMMCFLQGHVTMFHYPSAISTYPYGLQMAPNPNLSSNMTAANDWQTRVPFSMPAGPHPSHLQHDPLSHPARNMWAYGGVPPQGRGPAMGQKVEVEHLHQTSNPRSSCLHLCCSDRGKTTGQGLEAQYRPFPTSRTTPNSPYMGHSQCRTVPSLLNLSSAFPVLPGAGPSQVEFKASIPTISTFRPLCSPGSLSQSHPSLSVQVNSDRSHSPSISPTPIHVSLAPTGQPQLHTTFSSQSGGYTSVSPTYNQMHNQTTPQGQGSLNRARKNDLVGSSPVHTLESSLPLVGQPAGQGPDCGGPNMEYPRGRESPKRMQSDAEQAESQTQETNISTQQVLEVEPL
- the kcnh4a gene encoding potassium voltage-gated channel subfamily H member 4a isoform X3, coding for MPVMKGLLAPQNTFLDTIANHFDGTHSNFLLGNAQGRQGYPIVYCSDGFCELTGFVRTEVMQKTCTCRFLHGAETSERVRQQVDKALEGQQEYQGEVCFYMKNGNPFRCLLDIVPIKNEKGEVVLFLFSFKDVTESYGKSHQHSNRRGRGATGISEDAHQSRKRSRSHFSQARERGRTVLYHLTNQFSKRGKGKLPNSVFQKPSLPEYKVAAVQKSRFILLHYSVSKALWDWLILLATFYVAVTVPFNVCFVSHQDDDCDSRSTIASDIAVEMLFILDIILNFRTTFVSQSGQVVYDARSIYLHYCGTWFFIDLFAALPFDLLYAFNITVTSLVHLLKTVRLLRLLRLLQKLDRYSQYSAVVLTLLMSVFALLAHWMACVWYVIGRKEIESSDPVTWDIGWLQELGKRLETPYINSTVGGPSMPSAYIASLYFTLSSLTSVGFGNVCANTDAEKIFSICIMLMGALMHAVVFGNVTAIIQRMYSRRSLYHTRMKDIKDFIRVHRLPQLLKQRMLEYFQTTWSVNNGINANELLRDFPDELRADIAMHLNKDILQLPVFERASRGCLRSLSLHIKTSFCAPGEYLIRQGDALQANYFVCSGSLEVLKGGMVLAILGKGDLIGADMTAQDQVIKTNADVKALTYCDLQHISVRALREVLGLYPEYGSRFSSDIHHNLTYNLREGSEAEERVDKDHKLPFVVEAEDVESGEDMSHCPTGASHQGQLLLMHGLSSPVCHPGLSSLLGEELRHVSALHLCRSPAQGCRGRSPSPQLLSNEEVTSAPVPNMVTDHSPSHRPAKLLIPSLHCVSPLDLSPRVVDGIEDNGQSFHFNVDQGEAKTNSKDPFQVSANLLLETEEVRQNISQLSKEMNTLNQEVSNLTKELHEMMCFLQGHVTMFHYPSAISTYPYGLQMAPNPNLSSNMTAANDWQTRVPFSMPAGPHPSHLQHDPLSHPARNMWAYGGVPPQGRGPAMGQKVEVEHLHQTSNPRSSCLHLCCSDRGKTTGQGLEAQYRPFPTSRTTPNSPYMGHSQCRTVPSLLNLSSAFPVLPGAGPSQVEFKASIPTISTFRPLCSPGSLSQSHPSLSVQVNSDRSHSPSISPTPIHVSLAPTGQPQLHTTFSSQSGGYTSVSPTYNQMHNQTTPQGQGSLNRARKNDLVGSSPVHTLESSLPLVGQPAGQGPDCGGPNMEYPRGRESPKRMQSDAEQAESQTQETNISTQQVLEVEPL
- the kcnh4a gene encoding potassium voltage-gated channel subfamily H member 4a isoform X2, whose translation is MPVMKGLLAPQNTFLDTIANHFDGTHSNFLLGNAQGRQGYPIVYCSDGFCELTGFVRTEVMQKTCTCRFLHGAETSERVRQQVDKALEGQQEYQGEVCFYMKNGNPFRCLLDIVPIKNEKGEVVLFLFSFKDVTESYGKSHQHSNRRGRGATGISEDAHQSRKRSRSHFSQARERGRTVLYHLTNQFSKRGKGKLPNSVFQKPSLPEYKVAAVQKSRFILLHYSVSKALWDWLILLATFYVAVTVPFNVCFVSHQDDDCDSRSTIASDIAVEMLFILDIILNFRTTFVSQSGQVVYDARSIYLHYCGTWFFIDLFAALPFDLLYAFNITVTSLVHLLKTVRLLRLLRLLQKLDRYSQYSAVVLTLLMSVFALLAHWMACVWYVIGRKEIESSDPVTWDIGWLQELGKRLETPYINSTVGGPSMPSAYIASLYFTLSSLTSVGFGNVCANTDAEKIFSICIMLMGALMHAVVFGNVTAIIQRMYSRRSLYHTRMKDIKDFIRVHRLPQLLKQRMLEYFQTTWSVNNGINANELLRDFPDELRADIAMHLNKDILQLPVFERASRGCLRSLSLHIKTSFCAPGEYLIRQGDALQANYFVCSGSLEVLKGGMVLAILGKGDLIGADMTAQDQVIKTNADVKALTYCDLQHISVRALREVLGLYPEYGSRFSSDIHHNLTYNLREGSEAEGLTRFSRSPLLSQERVDKDHKLPFVVEAEDVESGEDMSHCPTGASHQGQLLLMHGLSSPVCHPGLSSLLGEELRHVSALHLCRSPAQGCRGRSPSPQLLSNEEVTSAPVPNMVTDHSPSHRPAKLLIPSLHCVSPLDLSPRVVDGIEDNGQSFHFNVDQDPFQVSANLLLETEEVRQNISQLSKEMNTLNQEVSNLTKELHEMMCFLQGHVTMFHYPSAISTYPYGLQMAPNPNLSSNMTAANDWQTRVPFSMPAGPHPSHLQHDPLSHPARNMWAYGGVPPQGRGPAMGQKVEVEHLHQTSNPRSSCLHLCCSDRGKTTGQGLEAQYRPFPTSRTTPNSPYMGHSQCRTVPSLLNLSSAFPVLPGAGPSQVEFKASIPTISTFRPLCSPGSLSQSHPSLSVQVNSDRSHSPSISPTPIHVSLAPTGQPQLHTTFSSQSGGYTSVSPTYNQMHNQTTPQGQGSLNRARKNDLVGSSPVHTLESSLPLVGQPAGQGPDCGGPNMEYPRGRESPKRMQSDAEQAESQTQETNISTQQVLEVEPL